The Carassius auratus strain Wakin chromosome 21, ASM336829v1, whole genome shotgun sequence sequence CTCAGGTTTCTTTAGCTATTAATACTATTAGTTTATTTTCTCGGGCATcaggtttacatttaaatattcacaaatgtgaattattttcaattaaaaattgtTGTTTAACAAACATAGACAGCATCCCAGTGAAAGAAAAAATTACTTACCTAGGCATAGTCGTTTCTAAAGATATGAAGAATAGATGTGTTGATAACTTCTCTCCAATGATGGAAAAGACCAAAAAGAAGCTAAATCTATGGTTACACAGAGATTTGTCTCTCAAGGGTAGAACTTTACTTTCTAAAGCAGAGGGTCTCTCACGTCTAGCCTATTCTGCTACATCTCTTTATGTTGATGCTCAGACTTCCAAAACAGTTGatcaatgtttatttaatttcttatggAAAAATAAGAAACACTATATTAGAAAATCTGTAGTTATGAATTCTTATGAAAAAGGTGGACTTAATTTTATCATCTTTTCTAcccttaattatacatttaaaataaattggataAAACAACACTTAAAAAATCCCACCTCTTTATGGAACTTTAtaccaaattttattttttctaaattaggTAGTCTAAATTTTCTGCTCTTGTGTAATTATAATCCTGACAAAATTCCTTCCAAATTATCTCACTTTCACAAACAATGTCTTTTATCATGGTCTTTAATTTACAAGCATAATTTTTCCCCACACAATTATATAATTTGGCACAACAGAGATCTgctgtacaaaaacaaatctatttattttgataattgggttaaaaatattattttggtgaGTCAGTTATTCAATGACCGAGGAATTCCATTAAAATATGAGGAGTTTCTGTCACATTATAAAATCCCAATTACAGCAAGAGAATATGCTATTGTTTTTGGAGCTATCCCTTCTGGGATTATTATGTTTATGAAGGGTTTTAACAACAAGGTCTCTCAGTTTGTGCCATGTCTCAATGTATTTGATACATATGTCTGTAAATTATCCCTAACCACCAAATCAAATAATAGGAGTATTTGTGCTCTGTTCCAGAATGAGGTTGTCTCTTGTCCGAATGCCATCTTTTATTGGAACAGACATGTAGGTGAAATTAACTGGGATAGGGTCTGGGTTTTGCCTCAAAAATTCTTTTTATATAATAAGACCAAAGAAGTGTCTTATAAAATTATACATCGGTGCTAtcccacaaaatgttttttacaaagGTTTATTTCTGAGGACTTTGATGTAAATTGCTCCTTTTGTGGTCTCCAAGCTGAAGATTTAACTCATTTATTTTGGTATTGTGAGTATACTAAGAATCTGTGGGAAAACATTTTGAGAATTTTTTGTGGTATAATTCCTGACATTTCcttgaaatattaaatgttattttgggttatatacattttgaaagagaACAATcagatgttttttatttacttaatcttATTTTGCTTCTCGCCAAATATTTTGTCCACAAATgcaaatattgtaaatgtaagcCTTTCTTTAACCTTTTTCTGGAAGATTTAAAACTGTATCTGTATTTGATTTCGGACTCTTCCAATAAGAAAGCTGTAAAAACTGTGAATCTTTTTAAaaggtatattatttttttgctccctGGCATGTAATATGTTGATGTCATTATGTGTTTCAAAtgtcattataataattaaaaacaaaaacaaaaaaaaaacggaaaactggaggcggctaatacaaaccaacacagggtcggctactcaaggagcttaaaatgtcgtcttgttgtgttgttggttgccagaatcgacagagaacattttatatacattgttgtgattaattgtgaccggaatttaagaacatggtaagaaagaataaatacagaaagtttataattaatttgcagtcttcagaatttttatttctagaaactatttacatcttaataataattttacagtaatgtcactctttatttaatctaaggatttatacgccctcattttctctttactatacacgctcggtttctctatcaggtaagtgtagatgtcaggccactcaatcggaggtaatcctgtcagatcgtccatccaatgagtgattgtgtacgggtcgaccaatctggttccgtccgttaaagttaactttttcaaataattatcgcggtcccggacagtgagtgaccttaaatattcagataaagcagatatattcagattttctccagccattgttaaaaaaacaagctaagaaaactcgctagctaccgtttgttcaagtgttgaggggaatctttgcctccagctaagccccgcccacacaaatacgtcacattgtttaccaactgtaaaagggtctatacTTGCTcggtttggacacggaagcgctgctacgcgacgtcagacttaacaaagcgaattgagttccaatggggttgctgtgtccatttcttttactgtttatgGTAAAAacccctgatctggtaactcccattacttgcCTGCCGATGACGTCAGCGAGGAAGATGGCGGCGGCAAGGAAGACGGGATCTGTGAACTCCGCGATGCGAATAATGGCAGTTTTACTGTCACTGCAGATCCTTTCTATGAACTGCGCATCTGTAGCGAAAGGTTAGTGGTGGATTTCCCTATAAACATTAACAGCTTGTTCCCCCTGGCCAGTGGTGTCATTTACTCGTGCCAAAAAGAGTTCGTGCTCCGTTGTAAAACTTCGTCTGTCAGTTAACAACGTTAAATGAATCTGTTAACAGAGTCGACGCAACGACTTGACTGACTTCGAACGCACAGCAACAGCTGCGCTCACTCAAGGTGATTTTTATTGAAACATTACAGGTACACACCCACATTAACAATCAATCACAGTTGTTCCATCattcaatcaaataaacaaaacaaaaaaacaaaactacaattTGTAGTTTTTTCACATCTTGGATCTAGCTTTCTTTTATCttgtttataaacaaaacactttgAACCAAACTTTTGCATCCTGGATAAATTTGGCCTTCTCCCTGTTAACATCTGAACTGGTGTTTGTTTGGTGCGTTTGTTAAAACATCTGTTTCTAGTTATGGCTGCTGTCTGCACTGCGTAAGGCCATAAACCTTTAGGTAATCCACTCTCTATCAACATGCATCGTGCCATGTCAAAAAGTGTGCGCCAATTTCGCTCTGCTGTACCATTTTGATGGGGAGAATAAGGTGCAGAAGTCTCATGTCTAATACCATTCTTAACCAACAGTGTTTTGTAATGCTTTGCAGTAAACTCAGTGCCATTATCAGATCTAAGGCGTTGAATTTTACCATATGGGGCCATATCTGCTAGAAACCTCTCTGTGGCTTGTAGTGTGTCACTTTTATTCTTAAGGGCATATATAAACACTGCACTGGAAAAATCATCAGTGAATGACAGGACATATTTATACCCCTCTCTGGAATCTGGCTGAATTGGACCTGCCAGATCTGTGTGCACTAACTCTAGAGGTCTTTTAGCCCTCACATCAGGCTTTCTGTTTCTACTTTGCGTAAACTTGCCTTGGGTGCACACTTCACAAAATGGGGGTTTATTTATTGGACCCTTAATTTTCATACCATCAACAATACCTTCTAACCTCTGAACATCATCAAAATTACAGTGTCCCAATATCTCATGCCATGTTTTTAAATCATAGCATCCCTTAACATGGTCATCACATTCATTTGGTACTGTATGCAAATAATATAGTCTATCATGTACATGAATAGGAAATTTTGTACCGTCTTTGTGCATCAGAATGTTCTTGCCTTTCTTGAAAGTCACAGTCGCTCCGCTGTTAGCTGCTGCTTGCACCGAGAATATATCCTGCGGGTAAGAAGGAATATACAGCGCCCGTCTCAGCGTAGTTTTGAGGTGGCGTCCTCGGCTGTCCATCAAGTAGACTTCTGCATCACCTCGGCGCTCTGCCACTCCTTTACACCTCGTGCCGTCAGCCAACTCCATGCAATGTGTCCCGGACTGGAACTCATCATCAAAACTTTTGAACTTTGCAATATCAGTGACGATATGCGAGGTTGCCCCGCAGTCGACCATCAGGCCCCTCGTGTAGATACCCTGGCTGCTTGGCTGGGATCCTGCCGCCCCATCCGTCACCAGGAATACGTATTCGTCTGTCACTTCCTCAGCGGCTCTCCATGTTGCGTCCTGACGCCGTCTCCTCCTGCAGGTTGAGTCGCGGTGTGTACTGCTTTTGCAGTGGCTACACCACAGTTTGCGCTGGCAAGCGCGGGATATGTGTCCTTTCAGACCACACCTGTAGCACACGACGTCCGCTGCAGCCTGTTGAGCTCCACTTTCAGTTGAACCTGCGTTGGCGGGTCTCGCTGTCCTTTGTCGCGCCCGCACTGACATTACATTGTCCTCAGCGGCTGGGGCACGCATCTTTTCGATGTCCTCGTAGCTTCGAAGCTTCGTTTTGAATTCGGCAAATGATATCGTCTCATCTGCTTGCGTTATATGGATGGCAAATGGTTTAAAAGTCTCAGGAAGCCCCTTCAAAACCATAGCTATCAGCAACCCGTCACTCAAAGTCTCTCCAGCATTTCGTAATGCCGTGATAGCGTTTTCCGCTCGAATAACGTATTCAGTCACACTTTCGCTGCTTGATTTTTGAAGCGAGGTCAGTTCAGTATACAGGCTTATTACTCGTGGTTTTCCTTTACCTGCATAATAGTCTCTCAAAATCTTTAGCGCTGCACATCCATCATCGGCTGCGTCTCGCATCACCAGTGATAAACTTTTATCATCCAAGAATTGTATCAATTCTGCATATGCATCAGAATTTGCGGCAGCTTCCTCCGGTGTCTCAACACCCTCGGGCTTCATAGTGATAATCCATTTCAGCCCTTGCAGTCGGAGGTGGCCCAAAAACTTTATCTCCCAGAGTTCATAATTTCTCTCATCCCCGTCAAACAAAAGCCGCGACCAGCGACCGCTATGTTCTGACGATCTTCTCGCGTTACTCATGGTGCTACTTCAGCACGCTATAAAACAAACAGACGCGGTGTATCTCGACTTAATCTGGGCCCATAACCTGTTAACAGAGTCGACGCAACGACTTGACTGACTTCGAACGCACAGCAACAGCTGCGCTCACTCAAGGTGATTTTTATTGAAACATTACAGGTACACACCCACATTAACAATCAATCACAGTTGTTCCATCattcaatcaaataaacaaaacaaaaaaacaaaactacaattTGAGAGCACATAGTTAACAGAATCCcaagtaacgttaacgttactctTCAAGCGTCTTTCTCATCAAATGTTTGTGTCGAGGTCACGATAAATGGCACGTTTACATAACGTTACATGAATACTTCACAGAAAACAGAAAGACCTCTGGGGCATGTTCAGGTTTAAAACGGTGCGAAttgcgcaacgttttgctacggtttccgggttgaacgtcatgtttcctggaaacggcgtgcaccggtgtgcaacggggtttgataTGTGTTTTCtcgtttggtgggtgtgtcagaactgcagtctaatcaacatgtatataaagcatgcggtattaaagtgaactcgcacagtggcttcaaggaaaataatgtacaaatgtgttcattgcagctcggtatacgcaacaactgaggatgttagaagacatgtttgtcgtaagttttattgttaaaatataggatatcaacataataatgtagttgtttatattttagcTTCATTACAAGTGTATtgcatttggtatagaaataaacaatggtaattaagtgctttccttaaaaatgagaaagaaaatacagggtattaaaaccgtatgaactacaaataaagtcggtatgtgaggctaaatagatgtgttttagtctgaattaggtaagaaacacaaagaacacaaataatggccttctcagctgccatagttgcaactctttcgtcatcagaacagtgtgttcaacgcatcatcgtttctgtttaaaaaacgttgtgcaacgttttgtcggggctgaacacAGCCCTGGTGATTCTGAGACCGGAAGTCTCGTGCTGTTGTTACATGGTCAGTTTCTCCACTGTCAAGCTTCTGTAAACACTGGAattgtttacatctcacaatactatttatatttccaaattctgacttttttttcaattgtgaGATAGATTCTGAACTATGAGGAAACAAAATTTAgataaccttttatttttataatgtgatGGAAAAACAGGCTTGCAtacatttcagcttttattttattttattacattacgtATTAGTCCATGATGAACCATAATAGTGTTATTTATTATAGCACTGGAAATAGAAGTGTAATACGAGATAAAATGTAAATCTGGTCAATCCGGTTTGGGTTTCTGTGAACATAGATCTATAGATCATCTTGTCAAACTGTTGATCTACCTTTTATAGACATAATTATAACATTATGCATTCAGTTTCTTGTGTTCTTATTACCTTTTTCACTCAGAAAAATATCTAATCATGCTTTAATGTGCCAGAATAAAGAGCTTGCATCATTGTCTGCTGTTGTTAATGGGAAAGGCATCCAGTCTGACCAGAAACAGGAATAAAACTTATGAAAAATTATCAACAGAAGGATATTTAAAAGCAGAGGCAGGGAAATCATACAGTGTATATGTGAAACAAACTAGATTCTGAAAGGTAATACATTATTATGGTATTAAAGTTTGTTcttattaaataaacacattgGGCAAAAATTGGTATTCCCAATTGTTCATGATTTATGTCTGTGGGAAATGCAAAAATTGGAAAATGTATATCTCAGGTGAATATTAACCAGGTAGATGACATGTAATCTGCATTATGTAATGAGATTCCAAATATTAAGTACTTGTAATTGGATTATAACaccggcccgagcccaacaacaaaacacccgcaGACCGGCATGAGCCTAACAACAAAACACCCGCAGACCGGCATgagcccaacaacaaaacacccgcagaccggcccgagcccaacaacaaaacacccgcagaccggcccgagcccaacaacaaaacacccgcagaccggcatgagcccaacaacaaaacacccgcagaccggcccgagcccaacaacaaaacacccgcagaccggcccgagcccaacaacaaaatacccgcagaccggcccgagcccaacaacaaaacacccgcagaccggcatgagcccaacaacaaaacacccgcagaccggcccgagcccaacaacaaaacacccgcagaccggcatgagcccaacaacaaaacacccgcagaccggcccgagcccaacaacaaaacacccgcagaccgggccgagcccaacaacaaaacacccgcagaccgggccgagcccaacaacaaaacacccgcagaccggcccgagcccaacaacaaaacacccgcaGACAGGCCCGAGCCCAACAAATCACCCGCTGACCAGCCCGAGCCCAACAAAATgcccgagcccaacaacaaaatacccgcagaccggcccgagcccaacaacaaaacacccgcaGACCGGGCCGAGCCCAACAACAAAATACCTgcagaccggcccgagcccaacaacaaaacacccgcaGACAGGCCCGAGCCCAACAAATCACCCGCTGACCAGCCCGAGCCCAACAAAATGCCCGCAAaccggcccgagcccaacaacaaaacacccgcagaccggcatgagcccaacaacaaaacacccgcagaccggcccgagcccaacaacaaaacacccgcagaccggcatgagcccaacaacaaaacacccgcTGACCAGCCCGAGCCCAACAAAATACCCgcagaccggcccgagcccaacaacaaaacacccacAGACCGGCATgagcccaacaacaaaacacccgcagaccggcccgagcccaacaacaaaacacccgcagaccggcatgagcccaacaacaaaacacccgcagaccggcccgagcccaacaacaaaacacccgcagaccgggccgagcccaacaacaaaacactcgCAGACCGGGccgagcccaacaacaaaacacccgcagaccggcccgagcccaacaacaaaacacccgcaGACAGGCCCGAGCCCAACAAATCACCCGCTGACCAGCCCGAGCCCAACAAAATGCCCGCAAACCGGCCCGAGCCAAACAAAACACCCgcagaccggcccgagcccaacaaaACGCCCTCAGACCGGCCTGAGCCCAACAAAACACCCgcagaccggcccgagcccaacaaatcacccgcagaccggcccgagcccaacaacaaaacggcccgagcccaacaacaaaacacccgcagaccggcccgagcccaacaacaaaacacccgcagaccggcccgagcccaacaacaaaAAGCCCGCAGACCGGCCCGATCTACACCCAGAATGGAGATTCCCATTTCTTCTTCCATCTTGTCATCTTCGCTCTTATGGCGGCCATCGTGTACATCAACTGCCACAACAAGAGGAAGGTGAGCATCACAGTATTTTGATCTAATCACAGTTTCTTCAGATCACTGCCATAGCTCTGCGAGTTACCGTatcttccggactataagtcgcacttttttttcatagtttggctggtcctttGACTTATAgataggtgcgacttatttataaaaataatttgacatgaaccgagagaaatgaaccaaaagaaatcattaccgtctacagccgtgagagggcgctctatgctgctcagttctcctgtagtctacactgaaaacatacagcgccctctcgcggctggagacggtaatgttttctcttggttctaaataaatgcgacttatagtccgaaaaatacggtacattttTTCCATGTGAAGAAATGCCACGATTAACTGAAAAATTTTCAGCATGCACCAAACAAACTTATAATGCGAATCACTTGTCAATAAAAGAGAAGCTTTGCGATTTACTGTCAAAATACAGAACATTAAAAAcgatgtaatgtatttttttgaaaagtgacataaatattagtattctacagttttaatgtgaaataaaatcattataatttttcttaaatactttccaaaatactttttttatttatttggcagttgTGTAATTCAAACTGCTGtattttttcagatttctttgtttttattttgtgttaattcaACTGTTGTATTATTGCAACTGAAAATAGCCTTAGATACTGACAtgccaataaaaataaataactattcacaattattcacattattacaatttacggcacaatgaatgtttggaaatgtaaaccgtAAACAATAACTGACTTGAACCCATGTTTAGCTGC is a genomic window containing:
- the LOC113038199 gene encoding putative uncharacterized protein DDB_G0290521 encodes the protein MPANRPEPNKTPADRPEPNKTPSDRPEPNKTPADRPEPNKSPADRPEPNNKTARAQQQNTRRPARAQQQNTRRPARAQQQKARRPARSTPRMEIPISSSILSSSLLWRPSCTSTATTRGS